The DNA region TCTAGGTCCTGCAGCAAATTCCACACCCGGAATTTGTACAGCAATTGCAGCAGAAAATGCAGATGGGAAAGTGGGTGTCTCGCCTCCTTAGCCTCTGGCTCACGGGctgtgggaaggaagggagagtgaGCGGCGGGACGCAGCGTGGCCTGGGCAGGCGAGGGGACAGGGTAGGGAGTTCAACCACTCTTACCGTCAAGTGGGCTTCGGTCACAGCTGTGTACTGGGGGTGGCTCTCTGCGGGCTGCCTCGTGAGTTGCCCTGTCTGTGAAAGAGAAGGGGGCATTGAGGATGGCAGAGTCCACCAGAGATCTTGGACTTGTTCCCACCAACCTGTTCCTCCCCAGGTGCCTGGTGACCTCATCATCCAGCTGGCTCGGAGGAGGGAATCTTGCCTTTCTGctttcctccctgccttcctAAAAGCATCCCAGATATGTCACCTTCACTCTCTGCAGTCACTCCTCTTCTTCGGGGTGGTCACCCTCccttggctggatgccagcatcaGCCAGGTCTTCCTGCACCGGGCCCCCTTATGATCCAGTGACTTTCACTCAGACTCTTACCATGTGGCTTTCCTAATTGAAAAAGCCTACAGCCCTTCCCAAGCACTCAGAGGAAAAGTCACAGTGTCCAAGCAGCTGCCCACGAGGCTGGCCCGATCTGTGTCCTGCCCACCCGACCTTGTCTCCTGGCACCATCTCCTTCCATCCTCAGGAGCTCCACGCTCCTGCTCACCTGCTACCGTCCAAAGCACAGGCCGACTGGAATTTTCTCACAGAACACTCTTGCTTGACTGTGGGCCCCTGCCTCCACCTCTCGTCCCCCTGCCCTGTGGTCACACTACCACTGTCCTTTACATCATTCGTGGATAGTATTTATTAAacagaattatttatttgttttaattgctcATTAACTAATGACCTGACCAAGACATAAACTCCATAAGAGCAAAGATGTTGTCTCTGCCTTGCACATTGCTTTATCCCCATTGTACACAATAAGATTTGACAGAGGAGGCCCTCAGTGATACTTGTGTCATTACATCAGGGTCCCCTGAACTTGCCACTCCATCCTTGTTCTTTCAGCAACTGCCAGTCCCTCTGAGTTGTCCTGAGCTTTGCTCAGTGCTAGGGGTCCTCTGGCTGCCTTCAGTAGCCCCTCCCCAGGGGCTGACCCTCCATCCCCGTCCTGGCCCCAGGGGCTCTTACCTgttgctggaggctggaggcagtGGCCAGgctggtgaggaggaggagcaggaggcaggCAGCCCGGATCTGGGTGTTCAGTGCCATtgtgctgtctgtctgtctgacctGCTCTTGGGTCTAGGACTTGCTGTGGTGACTGGGGTGCAGTTACAGTGGCTTTTATGGGGCCTGCTGGAGGCAGTGGTCTGAgcccccacccctttgccctaacTCATTTCCAAGAAGGTGGTGGCGCCGAAAAGGCGGGAGAGATAAGCGGGAACAGAGTGACAGGGAACAGGGTTGTGTCACCCTCAGCCAGCAGAGGTGTGTTCAGGGGGCGGGGCAGACGGGGCCACAGACACAGGCGTCTAGCCAGTCACCCGGAGAACCTTTTTCCCCAATATAACGTCACCCTGTTGATctcagggaaagaaagaaaaattccactTTTTGTCCCGGAAGTTGACCTGGTTTGTGAGTAGAAAACTCCACCTTGTCTCCCAGGACCATCTTCTGCTGTCAGATTCTCAGGTGGTCCTCAGGTGTTCCCCGCTGTCTCCAGACTTGTGAACGGAAGGGGTGCCCCTGGCTCCTGTCCCGCCCCCCCTGGCATCCTCATTCACACCTCTCTATTGCTCATGGGCCCCTCAGAAGGGCCCGGCATGGTTTGCGGGGAGAGCATCCCGTTCCTTAGTGTTCTCTTCACACAGGCTCTGGGGGGTACACTGGAGAGCCAGGTGCCTGGGGAACTCGGCCCACAGGAGTCCCCAACACCCCCTGTGCTGCTTCCCAAGTGTCAGAACCTTGAGACATGGGCCTAGTCGCTGGAAAATGACTGAGTGAACTTTTGAGCATGAAAGATGGCAGTCGTGGCAACAGCTGGCATCTGCTGGCTGCATCTTCTATGCCAGCATTTGTATCAACTCAC from Urocitellus parryii isolate mUroPar1 chromosome 15, mUroPar1.hap1, whole genome shotgun sequence includes:
- the Hamp gene encoding hepcidin, translated to MALNTQIRAACLLLLLLTSLATASSLQQQTGQLTRQPAESHPQYTAVTEAHLTPVSQRLRRRDTHFPICIFCCNCCTNSGCGICCRT